In one window of Paraflavitalea soli DNA:
- a CDS encoding response regulator transcription factor, producing the protein MKNIDKVIKVAIADDHALFRAGVKTSLSSKRDVELIAEADNGMQLLNLLKHIEPDVILLDIQMPIMDGIQTLPEIRKVRPDAKVIILSMHNDHSMISKLMEIGANSYLTKNSDSETIYQAIKTCYEQEFFFNELTNKALLTGLRTKRTDLASPQEVNLSDKETRVLKLMCEEKTTKEIADIVEISPRTVEAIRDKLKTKTGAKSMAGLVMYAVKNGIIDQPQ; encoded by the coding sequence ATGAAAAACATTGATAAGGTAATCAAAGTAGCTATTGCGGATGACCATGCCCTCTTCCGGGCAGGGGTCAAAACCTCCCTTTCTTCCAAAAGGGACGTGGAATTGATTGCCGAAGCAGACAATGGAATGCAGCTGCTGAACCTCCTCAAACACATTGAGCCCGACGTTATTTTACTCGATATCCAGATGCCCATCATGGATGGCATCCAGACCCTCCCCGAGATCAGGAAAGTGCGTCCCGATGCCAAGGTCATCATCCTTTCCATGCACAATGATCATTCTATGATCAGCAAACTCATGGAAATTGGCGCCAATTCCTACCTCACCAAAAATTCTGATTCTGAGACCATCTACCAGGCCATCAAAACCTGTTACGAACAGGAATTCTTCTTCAATGAACTGACCAATAAGGCCCTCCTGACCGGCTTGCGCACCAAGCGGACCGACCTGGCCAGTCCCCAGGAAGTGAACCTGTCCGATAAAGAAACACGCGTGTTGAAGTTGATGTGCGAAGAAAAGACCACCAAAGAGATTGCAGATATCGTAGAGATCAGCCCCCGTACAGTAGAAGCTATCCGCGATAAACTCAAAACCAAAACCGGCGCCAAATCCATGGCTGGCCTGGTCATGTATGCAGTGAAAAATGGCATTATTGATCAACCTCAATAG
- a CDS encoding aminotransferase class IV — MSKFIHFNGKILPADAPLVSAGNRGLRYGDGLFETMRVVNGRIVLQDLHFDRLFHGLSVLQFQCPPLFTPQYLADAILALCHKMAIHQAARVRLNIVRGNGGLYDPENHAPQVIMEAWPLDVPPGLHENGLVIDIYDQARKHFDVLANIKSNNYLPYVLAALYAKQHRLNDCLLLNTEGRICDATIANVFWIKDSRLFTPPLSEAGVGGVMRRYLVENTAGQYPVHEEPLTPGMLEQADELFLTNAIQGIKWVGRYKEKAYGNKLTSLLYDQYIKRLWV; from the coding sequence ATGAGCAAATTCATTCATTTTAATGGTAAAATACTTCCTGCGGATGCCCCCCTGGTCTCCGCAGGAAACCGTGGTCTCCGATACGGCGACGGCCTCTTTGAGACCATGCGTGTCGTTAATGGTCGCATTGTATTGCAGGACCTTCACTTTGACCGTTTGTTCCACGGCCTTTCCGTACTGCAATTTCAATGTCCTCCTTTATTTACTCCACAATACCTGGCCGATGCCATCCTGGCCCTCTGCCATAAAATGGCCATCCACCAGGCTGCCCGCGTGCGGCTCAACATCGTTCGTGGCAATGGCGGTTTGTATGATCCGGAGAACCACGCACCCCAGGTGATTATGGAGGCCTGGCCGCTGGACGTACCCCCGGGGCTTCACGAAAACGGCCTGGTAATAGATATTTACGATCAGGCCCGCAAACATTTTGATGTGCTGGCCAACATCAAATCCAATAATTACCTGCCTTATGTCCTGGCGGCCCTGTATGCTAAGCAGCACCGGCTCAATGATTGTCTCCTGCTGAATACAGAAGGACGGATTTGTGATGCCACCATTGCCAATGTGTTTTGGATAAAAGACAGCCGCTTGTTTACCCCACCTTTGTCAGAAGCAGGGGTAGGAGGCGTGATGCGTCGCTACCTGGTAGAAAATACAGCTGGCCAATACCCTGTTCATGAAGAACCCCTTACTCCCGGAATGCTGGAGCAGGCAGATGAGCTCTTCCTCACCAATGCCATCCAGGGCATCAAATGGGTAGGCCGGTACAAGGAAAAAGCATACGGCAATAAGTTGACTTCCTTGCTCTATGATCAGTACATAAAGAGGTTGTGGGTGTAA
- a CDS encoding cryptochrome/photolyase family protein: protein MINNNSPVNICWFRRDLRLDDNAALYHALKQGLPVVPLFIFDPNILDKLEEKADRRVTFIHAALADMQEQLVKLGSSLEVYYGRPDEVFQKLLDKYPVQKVFTNHDYEPYAVERDEAIRRLLNERGVSLHTYKDQVIFEKEEVVKDDGKPYTVFTPYSRRWKATLTDFQLKSYPVKKYHQHFYKQPPQKMPSLSSMGFWKTEIVFPAKAMREELIRKYKEQRDYPAIHGTSHLSVHLRFGTLSIRKLARKAAGLSETFLNELIWRDFYHMILWHFPHVGKGRAFRPEYEHIRWRNNEQEFECWCQGLTGYPIVDAGMRELNATGFMHNRVRMIVASFLSKHLLIDWRWGEAYFARKLLDFDLAANNGGWQWAAGSGCDAAPYFRVFNPYLQTKKFDPDLKYIRHWVPELEELSYPRPIVEHEVARKRCLEAYAKALKK, encoded by the coding sequence ATGATCAATAACAATTCCCCCGTCAATATATGTTGGTTTCGCCGGGATCTCCGGCTCGATGACAATGCTGCCCTTTACCATGCCCTCAAACAAGGCTTGCCCGTTGTTCCCCTGTTCATTTTCGACCCCAATATCCTGGATAAGCTGGAGGAGAAAGCCGACCGCCGTGTCACATTCATCCATGCCGCTCTTGCCGATATGCAGGAGCAACTGGTAAAGCTGGGATCATCCCTCGAAGTATACTATGGCAGGCCGGATGAGGTATTTCAAAAGCTATTGGATAAATACCCTGTTCAAAAAGTATTCACCAACCACGATTATGAGCCCTATGCTGTGGAAAGGGATGAAGCCATACGCCGGCTCCTCAACGAAAGAGGCGTATCATTACATACCTATAAAGACCAGGTGATCTTTGAAAAAGAGGAAGTAGTGAAAGATGATGGCAAGCCCTACACCGTATTTACGCCTTACAGCAGGCGTTGGAAGGCCACCCTTACAGACTTTCAATTGAAAAGCTACCCCGTCAAAAAATACCATCAGCACTTTTATAAACAGCCTCCCCAGAAAATGCCTTCTTTGTCATCCATGGGTTTCTGGAAAACCGAGATAGTCTTCCCGGCTAAGGCAATGCGCGAAGAGTTGATCAGAAAATACAAAGAGCAGCGCGATTACCCGGCAATTCATGGTACTTCCCACCTGAGCGTACACCTGCGCTTTGGAACCCTCAGCATTCGCAAACTGGCCCGGAAAGCCGCCGGCCTTAGCGAAACCTTTCTCAACGAACTTATCTGGCGTGATTTCTACCACATGATCTTGTGGCATTTCCCCCATGTAGGCAAGGGCAGGGCTTTCCGGCCTGAGTATGAACATATCCGCTGGCGCAATAATGAACAGGAGTTTGAGTGTTGGTGCCAGGGTCTTACCGGTTACCCTATTGTGGATGCCGGCATGCGCGAGTTGAATGCCACCGGATTCATGCACAACCGCGTGCGCATGATCGTTGCTTCTTTTCTATCGAAGCACCTGTTGATAGACTGGCGTTGGGGCGAAGCGTATTTTGCCCGGAAGCTATTGGATTTTGACCTGGCAGCCAATAACGGAGGCTGGCAATGGGCTGCCGGCAGTGGTTGTGATGCAGCTCCTTATTTCCGGGTATTCAATCCCTACCTGCAAACAAAGAAGTTTGATCCTGATCTCAAATACATACGTCATTGGGTGCCGGAATTGGAGGAGCTTAGTTATCCCCGTCCCATTGTAGAGCATGAAGTGGCCCGCAAACGTTGCCTCGAAGCATATGCAAAAGCGTTGAAAAAATAA